DNA sequence from the Ramlibacter agri genome:
GCGGCCGGTTCGCTGAGCACGCATTCCACGCGGAACTGCGCGCGCGTGAAGCCGACGAAGAGCTTGCGCAGCTCCTTCTCGCCCAGCTCGGCGAACTCCACCTCGCACAGCACCACCACCGGAGCGCTCTGGCCCTTGAAGCGGTACACCGTCTCGGCCAGCAGGTCGCCCTGCGTGAACAACGCGTTGCCGGCCTTGTCGTATTCGCCGCGGAAACGCCGCGTGCGAAGCCCGGCCAGCGCTTCGGCCTTCAGCACCGCGGAGTTCTGCAGGCCGGCGAAGCTGATGACGGCGATCTGTTCCGGCTGCATGCCCTGCCCCAGGAGCTGCCGGATGCAGTCTTCCGTTGCACGCAGCCCCGCGCCTGGCGCATGGGTGTGGAAACCGGGCACGTCACCGGCGAAGGGCGAGCGCGCCTGCACCGCCTGCGGCGCCAGGCGCAGCATGTTGATCGCCTCCACCACCTTGCGCGGGCTGCGGAAGTTGTCCATGCAGCGGATCGCCACGGCATCCGGCAATGCGAAGCCGTCGCGGGCATAGACCTGCTGCGCGGGGTCGCCCATCACGTAGGCGCGTCCCTGCGGCGCGAGCAGGCCCAGCAGCGCCTGGACCCAGGCGGGATCGAAGTCCTGGTGCTCGTCGACCACCAGCAGGTCCCAGCGGGCCTGCGCCGTCGCTGCGTCATCCGCAAAGCTGGAGGCCAGGCGCTCGTGGATGCCCGGCTGGCGGAAGTCCGGCTCCTCGCCCTGGCGGCGCGCATGCTCCACCGCCAGTTCGTGGAAGGTGGTGACCACGCAGGAACTCGGGGCGATGCGCGCCATGTGGTCCGCCAGCGGGCGGTTGAAGCACACGTAGGCGCTGCGCTGACGCGCCGCATGCGCGTCGCGCAGCAAGGCCAGGGCCAGTTGCGTCTTGCCGGAGCCGGCGGTGGCATCCACCACGTACAGGCCGGAATCGTGCTGCACCGAAGGCACCCAGGTCGCCAGGCCGGACGCGAGCGCCGCGGATGCACGCTGCACCTGGCCCACTTGCACGGAGACATCCGGCACCACGTGGAAGCGGTTGGCGAGGAAATCCAGCAACCGCCCGCGCGCTTCATCGCCCACGGCCTGCCAGGGCACCAGCTGCTGCACGCGTGCACAAAGCTGTGCCCATGCCGCTGCATCGACGATGCCTTCGGGCGTGTGCGCGAGCACCGGCGCCTGCAGGTGGTGATCGGGCAACACCAGCAATGTGCCGGCGCGAACGTCGCGCAGGCTGGCGTCCTTCAGCCGCGAGAGCAGCGCCGCATGATTGCGCCGCAGCTGCGCGCCGATGTCCGAGGTTTCATTTCCATAGCGCTTGACGAGTCCGCGGTCCTGCTCGTCGATTGCGCCGGCCTTCACTTCCACCAGCAGCAGGAAGCCACCGGGCGAGACCACCGCGATGTCCACCTCGCCCACCTGCGGGCGGCCGTTGAAGACGGAAGCCCAATCGAGGTTGTGGAACACGTCCCAGCCGCCCGGAAGGCCATCTTCCAGCTCGCGCAGTACGTCGAGTTCGCGATAGGCGCCGGCGGTCAGCGCGGACCTGGCATGCAGCGTGGGGTGAAGGACGGCCATGGCAGCGCATTCTGCGGCATGGCGTGTCGAGACCTTCCGACCCCCTATGTGGGCCGCAGGCGCGGTGCCTCAGTGCTGCGCCGCGCTCCCGTCCACGGAGCCGGGCCAGGCGCCCGACTCCCTGCCGCGGCGTTCGATCATCTGCTTGAAGTTCAGCAGGTTGCGCTTGGCCTCGAGCTTCATCGCGCCGAACGCATCGCCGATTCTTTCGTCCAGGCCCTGCGGGCCGTAGACCATGCGCAGCGTCACGCGGGTGCGGCCTTCGGCGACCTTGTCGAAGGTGACCACGCCGATGCTCATGGGGCCGTTGAGGCTGCGCCACGCGATGCGCTGGTCGGGGATCTGCTCGGTGATCTCGGCATCCCACTGTTTGGCCTTGCCGGCCACCTTGGCGTTCCAGCGCAGGTGCGTGTCATCAAGCTGCTGCACCTTCTCCACGCTGGCCATGAACTGCGGGAACTCCGCGAACTGCGTCCACTGGTCGTAGGCCGCGCGCACGGGCACGTCGACTTCCATCGACGACTCGACCTCCGAGAGGGAGCCGCTGGACATGGAGTCCTTCAGCTTCCGGGACAACAGGACGCCGCCATAGGCGACGGCGCCAAGGGTGATGAGCTTGCCGAGCATGTCGAGGTCCTCTCTGTGCATTCCGCGACAGCGACTGTTGCACGCGGGAGTCTCGGCGGTTTGTAGGAGAAGCTTGTCATCCCCTCATGAGGTGACGCCCGGCCCGTCCAGCTTCGCTTAGCGTGCAGCCTTGTCCAGCCAGGAGGACCAACACATGAGCGAAACGAGATTTCTACGCGCACTGGGGATCGGACTCATGATCGCCGCGTGCATGGCGTTGCTGGCTGGCTGCCAGGCCTGGCCAGGCGCGGCCGGTCCCCTGCAGGTCAAGCAGGCCAACGTCAACGGCGCGACCCTCACCTATGAGGAGCAAGGCGCGGGCGCGCCAGTCGTCTTCGTCCACGGTTGCTGCACGGACTACCGCGCGTGGGATGCGCAGCGCCAGGCGATTGCGCCGCACTACCGCTTCATCGGGTTGAACCTGCGGTACCACGGGACGGCGCCGTGGCCGGACGACGGATCGAAGTATTCGATCCAGACGCACGCGGAGGATATTGCCGCTTTCATTCGCGGCTTGAACGCCGGTCCGGTGGATCTGGTTGGCTGGTCGTATAGCGGCCTGATCGTGATGCTGGTGACGGTGGAGCATCCCGAGCTGGTGCGCAGTCTCACCATCCACGAGCCGGGCACCGTGGCTTACGTCACCGATCCCGCAACCCTCAAGGCAGCCGTCGATGACCGCACGGCGATGTTGGGGCCCGTCGTTGCGGCTGCGCGGGCCGGCGACGCCGCGGGCGCCGCCCGGCTCGTGCCGGTCGCCGTCAATCAGCAACCTGATTTCTGGGATACCGCAACGCCGGACACGCGGGCCATGTTCGACGACAACGCGCGCACGATCCGGTTGGCCCTGGTGGCGGCGCCGCCACCGCCGGCGATGCCGTGCGACCAGCTTCGGCAGATCAAGGTTCCGGTCCTGATCACCGACGGCGCGGATACGCGAGCCTTCTACCGGCTTGCGGCGCAGGGAGCCGTCGCCTGCATTCCTGGCGCCCAGCTTGTTGATATCCCGGGCGGGCGCCACTTGGCAATCATCCAGCAGCCGGACGCTTTTAATGCGGCCGTCCTGCAGTTCCTCGTCAAGGCGGGTTCGCAGCCGAGGCCGTGATCAGGCGAGCGTCCGCCGCATGGCCTGCAGCAACAGGGCGGGCGGCTGCGCGCCGGCGACCGCGAAAGCTCCACAGAACACGAAGTACGGGACGCCTTGGCCAGTGCTGCCGAAGGACTCCTGCGACAGTTGCGGCAACCACGGCAGGTCATGGCGCAGCAGCGCGTCGGGCCGGCCAGGCGTTTCTACGCCGCAGGCCTGCAAGGCTTCGCGCAGGATCAACGGGTCGCCGATGTCCTGGCCCTGCAGGAAGTAGCGCGAGAACAGGTCCTCGACCAGCGCCGAAGCTGCGTCTGCGCCCTGGTGCTGCCGCGCGAATTGCACGAAGCGGTGCGCGAGGATCGTGTTGGGGAAGGTCTCGATCTTCTCGAAGGCCAGTGTCAGCCCCGCCGCTTCCGCGGCCGCCCGCACCTGCGCTTGCCGCATGGCCACGGCCTGGGGGCTGCCCAGGCGCGCGATGTAGAACTCGCGATAGGGAACGCCGCCCAGCGGCGTGTCCGGGATCAGCGGGAAGGACCGCCATTCCACCGCGACGTCCACCTCGGGCAGCTCGCTGCGCAGCTGCGTGATGGCAGCCTCGAGGTTGCGCTTGCCGATCAGGCACCAGGGGCAGATCAGGTCGAAGGAGACGTCGATGGAGAGAGTGGTGGGCGCGGACATGGCTGGAAGGGATGATGGACCCTCAGCGGCCGCGGGACCCTCTTCTTCGAGAGGGGGACGGCCTCAGTTGGTCTTGCCTTCGCTTCCGAGCTCGATTAGCAGCTCTTCCACCGCTTGCCGCAATAGCGGCAAAGAATCATGGATTGCGCTCCAGACGGTGTCGTGCCTGACGTTCGCGTAGCCGTGAATCAGCAGATTTCGGAACGCGACGATCTTCGGTAAGTCGGGCACGCGAGCCGCGAGAGCGGGCTCGGACTTGGATAGCTGGCTGAGCGATTCTCCAATCACTTCGAACTTGCGCTCCACCGCTGCTCGGACCAGCTCGGACGCAACATAGGCGCTCGCGTCCATCCCATTCACAAAAGATTGAATCGACCCCGATGCTTCCTGCACGTCCCACAACCAGGCGCGAGGATCACGCGGCATAGACAATCTCTCGTTCCCTGTTGATGTCTGCCATGACGTAAGGATTTCGCACGGCGCCTGACTCGACCAGATCGACATTGCGCTGGAGCAGTCGCTCCAGCGCCGCCTTCAGGCCGAAATAGGAATCGAGCCCCTTCCGTCCGCCTGGCACGAACTCGACGAGAAAGTCCGCGTCGCTCGTCGCTGGATCGAAGTCGCTCCCCCGCGCAGCGGAGCCGAACACTTCCAGCTGCCGGACGTGATGCTGTCGGCAGATGCTGGAAATGTCAGCGAGCTTCTGTTCGATCAGAGGGTGCACTGGGGCCTTTCCCGGTTGGGCACGTCCATCGTAGCAGCTAGCTCCTGCCCCGGTGCACAAGGCTCAATCCCACGCCGGCGCCAACCCCGCCGGATTCGTCACCCTCTCGCCGCGATCCAAACCTGTGATCAGCGCCATCTCCCCCTCGGTCAGCCGCAGCTCACGCGACTTGAGATTGCTCGCCAGGTTCTCCCGCTTCGTCGACGACGGAATCACCGAATACCCCAGCTGCATCGCCCAGGCCAGCGCCACCTGCGCCGGCGTCGCGCCGTGCGCCTGTGCGATGGCGGCGATCACCGGGTCCTTCAGCACGCGGCCATAAGCCAGGGTCTGGTAGGAAGTGACGTGCACATCGTGTGCAAGAGCGAACTCCGCCAGCTTGCGGTTCTGGAGGTAGGGATGCAGCTCCACCTGGTTGGTCGCGATCTCGCCGGCGCCCACGGCGGCAATCGCCTGCTGCAGCAAGGCAATCGGGAAGTTAGACACGCCGATCTGGCGCGTCAGGCCCTGCGCCTTCGCCTCGGCAAGCGCGGCCATGTATTCGGGCAGCGGCACGGCATTCTTCGGCGACGGCCAGTGGATCAGCACCAGGTCCGCCTGCTCCGTGCGCAGCTGCTGCAGGCTCTCCTTCAGGCTGGGGACCAGGCG
Encoded proteins:
- a CDS encoding DsbA family oxidoreductase; translation: MSAPTTLSIDVSFDLICPWCLIGKRNLEAAITQLRSELPEVDVAVEWRSFPLIPDTPLGGVPYREFYIARLGSPQAVAMRQAQVRAAAEAAGLTLAFEKIETFPNTILAHRFVQFARQHQGADAASALVEDLFSRYFLQGQDIGDPLILREALQACGVETPGRPDALLRHDLPWLPQLSQESFGSTGQGVPYFVFCGAFAVAGAQPPALLLQAMRRTLA
- a CDS encoding NERD domain-containing protein/DEAD/DEAH box helicase — encoded protein: MAVLHPTLHARSALTAGAYRELDVLRELEDGLPGGWDVFHNLDWASVFNGRPQVGEVDIAVVSPGGFLLLVEVKAGAIDEQDRGLVKRYGNETSDIGAQLRRNHAALLSRLKDASLRDVRAGTLLVLPDHHLQAPVLAHTPEGIVDAAAWAQLCARVQQLVPWQAVGDEARGRLLDFLANRFHVVPDVSVQVGQVQRASAALASGLATWVPSVQHDSGLYVVDATAGSGKTQLALALLRDAHAARQRSAYVCFNRPLADHMARIAPSSCVVTTFHELAVEHARRQGEEPDFRQPGIHERLASSFADDAATAQARWDLLVVDEHQDFDPAWVQALLGLLAPQGRAYVMGDPAQQVYARDGFALPDAVAIRCMDNFRSPRKVVEAINMLRLAPQAVQARSPFAGDVPGFHTHAPGAGLRATEDCIRQLLGQGMQPEQIAVISFAGLQNSAVLKAEALAGLRTRRFRGEYDKAGNALFTQGDLLAETVYRFKGQSAPVVVLCEVEFAELGEKELRKLFVGFTRAQFRVECVLSEPAAQLLMARAG
- a CDS encoding SRPBCC family protein — its product is MLGKLITLGAVAYGGVLLSRKLKDSMSSGSLSEVESSMEVDVPVRAAYDQWTQFAEFPQFMASVEKVQQLDDTHLRWNAKVAGKAKQWDAEITEQIPDQRIAWRSLNGPMSIGVVTFDKVAEGRTRVTLRMVYGPQGLDERIGDAFGAMKLEAKRNLLNFKQMIERRGRESGAWPGSVDGSAAQH
- a CDS encoding nucleotidyltransferase domain-containing protein, whose product is MHPLIEQKLADISSICRQHHVRQLEVFGSAARGSDFDPATSDADFLVEFVPGGRKGLDSYFGLKAALERLLQRNVDLVESGAVRNPYVMADINREREIVYAA
- a CDS encoding alpha/beta fold hydrolase; amino-acid sequence: MSETRFLRALGIGLMIAACMALLAGCQAWPGAAGPLQVKQANVNGATLTYEEQGAGAPVVFVHGCCTDYRAWDAQRQAIAPHYRFIGLNLRYHGTAPWPDDGSKYSIQTHAEDIAAFIRGLNAGPVDLVGWSYSGLIVMLVTVEHPELVRSLTIHEPGTVAYVTDPATLKAAVDDRTAMLGPVVAAARAGDAAGAARLVPVAVNQQPDFWDTATPDTRAMFDDNARTIRLALVAAPPPPAMPCDQLRQIKVPVLITDGADTRAFYRLAAQGAVACIPGAQLVDIPGGRHLAIIQQPDAFNAAVLQFLVKAGSQPRP
- the dkgB gene encoding 2,5-didehydrogluconate reductase DkgB; amino-acid sequence: MNTIPPFGLGTFRLQGEVVRASVREALQLGYRAVDTAQIYGNESDVGQAIAESGVPRQELFLTTKIWVENFGRLVPSLKESLQQLRTEQADLVLIHWPSPKNAVPLPEYMAALAEAKAQGLTRQIGVSNFPIALLQQAIAAVGAGEIATNQVELHPYLQNRKLAEFALAHDVHVTSYQTLAYGRVLKDPVIAAIAQAHGATPAQVALAWAMQLGYSVIPSSTKRENLASNLKSRELRLTEGEMALITGLDRGERVTNPAGLAPAWD
- a CDS encoding HepT-like ribonuclease domain-containing protein gives rise to the protein MSIWSSQAPCEILTSWQTSTGNERLSMPRDPRAWLWDVQEASGSIQSFVNGMDASAYVASELVRAAVERKFEVIGESLSQLSKSEPALAARVPDLPKIVAFRNLLIHGYANVRHDTVWSAIHDSLPLLRQAVEELLIELGSEGKTN